The nucleotide sequence ACGCAGGCGAGCCGGGAAGTTACGGCCCGGAGCGCCGGGGCCACCCGGGTTCGTGATGACGCTGGCCGTCGCCTTGCCGCTGGTGGCGGCGAGGCGGCTGACGGCGATCGTCAGGTCGATGTTCTCGTTCGTCTTGTACCAGTTACGCGGCGCACGGTACGTCGCACACTCGATGTTCTCGGCCCCCGGAGGCGGCGCGGACGGCAGCTCACTGGCGGTGCACTTGTGCCAGTCCAGCTTCTGGTCCGCGTACTTCGCCGGAATGTTGGTGGAGTTCAGCGGCTGCTGCCCGGCAGCCTCCGGCCCTGCGAACGCAGGCGTGAACCCGGCCAGCATGGTGCCGGCGACAGCCGGGATCACCACCGCATAGCGGAGTTTCTTCATCCGATGCCCCTTTGATCTTGCGTGCGAAGTTCCTGTTCGCGACTGCGGCTATTGATATCCGGCGGGGACTCCGACGGCAACCGCCCTTCGTCGTATGAGGCGTCGCTGATCAAATCGATATCGGGCACGCGTGACCCGGGCGGGGGAGAGGTTCTAGGGTCATCGGGACCATCCGGGGGTACGGGAACGTTAGGTGAGGTCCGATGGCGTCAGGTAAGGCAGACGGGAAGGTGAGGGGCTTTCAGTTCAGCCCCTGGAACCTCCTGTTGATCATCCCGTTGCTGGTGCTGATCACGTCCTTGTTCAATACGGACGGTCCCCGGCTGTTCGGGATGCCGTTCTTCTACTGGTTCCAATTCGTGTTCGTGGCGGTCGGTGTCCTGTGCACCTGGATCGTCTTCGTGATGACCAAGGACAAGCCGACCAGTGAGCGTCCCGACCGGCTGTCCGTGGACGAGCTCGATGAGGGGGACGCCAAGTGACCAACATCCAATGGCCAGAGCTGATCATCTTCACGATCCTCTTCGCGGTGGTCACCGTGCTCGGCTTCGTCGCGTCGCGCTGGAAGGCCGGCAACACCCTCGACCACCTGGACGAATGGGGGCTCGGCGGTCGCAAGTTCGGCTCGTGGATCACCTGGTTCCTGCTCGGCGGTGACCTCTACACGGCCTACACGTTCGTGGCCGTCCCCGCGCTGATGTTCAGCGCCGGTGCGATGGGTCTGTTCGCGCTGCCGTACACGATCATCGTCTACCCGATCGTGTTGATGCCGGCGCTGCGCATGTGGTCGGTTTCGCGCGTCCGCGGTTACGTGACGCCCGCCGACTTCGTCCGCGGCCGGTTCGGTTCGCCGACGCTGGCGCTGCTGATCGCGATCACCGGCATCATCGCGACGATGCCGTACATCGCGCTGCAGCTCGTCGGCCTCGAAGCGGTGCTGCGGACCATGGGCATCAACGGCTCCGGCATCGTCGGTCACCTGCCGCTGCTGGTCGCCTTCATCATTCTTGCGGTCTACACCTACCAGTCGGGTCTTCGCGCGCCCGCGCTGATCGCGTTCGTCAAGGACATCCTGATCTACCTCGTGATCATCGTCGCGATCATCTACCTGCCCTCGAAGCTCGGCGGCTGGTCGGCGATCTTCGACGCGGCCGACGCGAAGTTCGACAAGTCGCCCTCGCAGGCGGACGGCATCCTGCTCAACGCCAACAACCAGTTGCAGTACGCAACGCTGGCGCTCGGTTCGGCGCTCGCGCTGTTCCTGTACCCGCACTCGCTCACCAGCGTGCTCGCCTCGCGCGGCCGCAGCGTGATCAAGCGGAACATGGTCGCGCTCCCCGCGTACTCGCTGGTGCTGGGTCTGCTGGCGCTGCTCGGCTACGTCGCGATCAGCGCGTCGGTCTCGCCGATCACCAACAACGCGACCGGCAAGCCCGACACGAACACCGTCGTCCCGGTGCTGTTCGACACGCAGTTCTCGTCGTGGTTCGCCGGGATCGCGTTCGCCGCGATCGGCATCGGCGCGCTGGTGCCCGCGGCGATCATGTCGATCGCGGCGGCCAACCTGTGGACCCGCAACATCTACAAGGAGTACATCAAGAAGAACGCGACGCCGGGCGAGGAAGCGAAGCAGGCCAAGCTCGCTTCGCTGATCGTGAAGTTCGGCGCGGTGGCGTTCATCCTGTTCATCGACCCGCAGTTCTCGATCGACCTGCAGCTCATCGGCGGTGTGCTGATCCTGCAGACGCTGCCCGCGGTCGCGATCTCGCTCTACACGCGGTGGTTCCACCGCTGGGGCCTGATCGCCGGCTGGGTGGTCGGCATCGGCTGGGGCCTGATCATGCTCTACAACATCCCCAACCCGGCGACCGGCAAGGCGCACTTCGGTGGCTCGGCGCTGAAGCTCGGCGATCTGTCGATCTTCGGCTGGCACCCGCTCAGCGGCTCGCAGCTGCAGATCTACGTCGGGTTCGTGGCGCTGATCGCGAACCTGCTGATCGCCGTGATCTTCACGGTGATCGCGCGGCAGCTGAAGGTCTTCAACGGCACGGACGACACCGAGGCCGCGGACTACCACGCCGACGAGCACGACAAGGATCTCCGGGAAATCGGCGTCCACTGAGTCAGCTTTGAGAAGGGGCCGCGTCCTGCCGGGACGCGGCCCTTTTCGTCGCGGCGTTCGCGGCGAGATAGAGCACGAGCCCGTTCAGCAGGTGCCAGAGGAAATGCGTCCCGGCGGGGAAGTTCCCGCAGACCGTGTGGTCGGCCGTGCGGAACGACAGGGACACCCCGAAGACGCCGGCAGCCACGGCGAACCTGCGGCGATCTTCACCCCGGAGGATGACCGCGAAGATCACGAGCCCGATCAGCGCCGAGAGGTACAGCCCGCCGCCCAGTGACGCGACGACGGCGGTGAAGGCGAGGAACACGGGGATACCGAGCCAGGCCAGCCGTCGGCGGACGCCGAAGAAGACTCGCGGGAACACGGCGGCGTAATACAGGACGAACACCAGGATGAAGCCGGTGTCGGCCGCCGCGGACCAGCGGGTGGCGAGCAGGTGGAACGCCGTGCTGCCGAGGAACACCAGTCCGATGAGGACGCCGAACACGCGGCCCTTCGGCTGCCGCCAGACCGCGATCGCCGCGATCAGGAACGCGAGATTGCTGAGGCTGTTGAGCGGCTCGCCCCCAAGGCCGGGGACGAGGCGTTCGCAGTAGCCGTCGACGTACGCCGTCCAGTTCACTCCCCCAGATAACCCTGCCCGCGTGAACCGCGGATGTCTTCGACGTCGCTTCCTTTCGCATCACCTCGCGCAGGCCGTCAGGCGCCGGGTGAGGAAGCGGCGTCGCGGTTCCGAGCAGGGCAGCGCGAGCGCACGCCGGTAGTGCTCCGCGGCGCGCACGGGGTCGCCGGCCCGCAGCCACAGGGCGCCGAGGACGGCGGGGAGCAGCGTGTAGTCCGGCAGATCGGCCTCGATGGCTTCGAGTTCGGCGATCCCGGCGACGGCGCCGTCCACCATCGAAAGCGCGATCGCGCGGTTCAACCGTGCCACCGGTGATGGCCGCAGCGCCAGCAGATCGTCGTACAGGCCGACGATCCGGCGCCAGTCCGGCGGCGAAGCCGTGCCGTGGCACAGCGCGATCGCCGCCTCGACGTGGTAAGCCGACATCTCCGGCCCGGTGCACGCCCGCTCGAACAGCCGCGTCCCCTCGGCGATCATCGCCTGGTCCCAGCGGTCGCGGTCCTGTTCGTCGAGCAGAAGCAGGTCACCGTCCCGGTCCACCCGTGCGGGCAGCCTGCTCCCCTGCAGCAGCATCAGCGCGACCAGCGCCCGCACCCTCGGCAGATCCGTCTTCGGCTCGGCCAGCAGCAGCCGCCCCAGCCGGATCGCCTCCCCGCACAGTTCGCCGCGCACCGCGACCTCTCCGGTCGTCGCGTCGTAGCCCTCGGTGAAAAGCAGATAGAGCACGGCCAGCACACTGTCCACTCTGGACTCCAGTGCGTCGGGCCCCGGCAGGGAAAGCGGCTTCCCCGACTCCCGCAACCACTTCTTCGCCCGCACCAGCCGCTGCGCCACGGTCGCCGGTTTCGTCAGCAAAGCCGCCGCGATCTCGTTCACCCCTAGTCCGCCGACGGTCTTCAACGTCAGCGCCACCTGCGAGACCGTCGGCAGTGCGGGATGACAGCACAGCAGCATCAACACGAGTTCGTCGTCCGTCCCCCGGCCGGCTTCGTGGGCGTCGAGTTCCACGAGCCGCGGGAGCAGGGTGCGCAGGGTCTGTTCGCGCCGGACGACGTCCATCGCCCGGTTTTGTGCGGCACGGAACAACCAGCCCCGCGGGTTATCCGGGATTCCGGCCTGGGGCCAGGTGCGCAGCGCCTGTTCCAGCGCGTCGGCGACGGCCTCTTCGGCCAGGTCCAGCCGTTCGGGGCCGAGCGCCCTGGCCAGCGTGGCGACGATCCGCCCGGCACTGTGCCGGAACAGATGCTCCACCACGCCGGCCGGGCGGCTCATGACGGCATCAGTCCTCACAACCGCGTTCGCCGACCTTGCGCACCTCGATCGGCCCGAACGCCAGATGCGGATGCGTCGCGAAGATCTTCTCCGCCTGATCGAGATCCGCGGCTTCGATCACCTGGTAGCCGCCGACGATCTCGGTGGCCTCGGTGTGCGGTCCGTCGGTCGCGCCGACCTCGCCGCCGGAACCGCGCAGCACCCGGCCGCTCTTCGACAGCCCGCCGCCGCCGACGAAGCGGCCCTCCTTGGTGCGTTCGTCAGCCCAGGCGATGTAGCTCTCGAGCACGCGTTGCGCTTCGTCGGGGCCGAGGTGGTCGTGCGAGTCCGTCGTGGAGCGGATGAATCCGATGTAGTGGGGCATGTCGTCCTCCTTGGGAATCGATGGCCCCTAGACGAACGAGCGCTCCGCGAATCGACATCGTGCGGAAGTCACAGCTCCAGCCGCCAGGTCTGCCCGGTCAGCTCGTAACCGAAGCCCGTGATCGTCTCTTCGCTCACCAGCCGGAAGCCGGCCTTCCGGTAGATCGCCCGCGCCGCGTCCAGCAGCGAGACCGTCCAGAGTTCCATCGCCCGGTAACCCGATGCCCTCGCGAACTCGACGCATTCGGCGACCAGGCGTTTCCCGACGCCACGTCCTCGTGCGGCCGGTTCCAGGAGCAGCATTCGCAGCTTCGCGGTGGTGCCGTCTTCGGCGGGCATGCAGAAAATGCTGCCGACGCGCTCGCCGTCGAGTTCGGCGATCCAACCCGCTTGGCGCGGATCTCCGCGCCTGTCGACGTACTCCGCGACGACACGGGCGACGAGCGCTTCGAACCGTTCGTCCCAGCCGTACTCGCGGGAGTAGAGAGCGCCGTGGCGGTGGACGACCCAGCCGAAGTCACCCGGCCGGGGCGGGCGCAGGACCAGTGCGGGATTCGAGGCGCGCTCGCCGACCAGCGACGAGATCGTGTCCATGGCACCGAGCAGCCGCTCCTGCTCGTCTTCGCCGAACTTGCCGAGCAGCGAGCCGATCCGGCCCACCGACCGGTGGTCCAGGACGGCGAAGGCCTTGCGGCCGTCCTCGGTCAGCCGGACGATCTGACGGCGAGCGTCCTCGTCGCTGCGCTCGCGGGTGAGGAGGCCTCGTCCCTCGAGCCTCGCGAGCAGCCTGCTCGCGTATCCGGCGTCGAGGTCGAGACGTTTGCGCAGGTCGGTGACCTGGGTCGAATCCTGCTGCGCGAGTTCGAAGATGACCCTGGCTTCGCTCAGGGAGTACTCGGCGTCGGCCGGTCCTTCGTCGAGGACGCCGATCACGCCGGTGTACAGGCGGTTGAAGGCCCGGACGGTCGCCACCCGGTCCGCGGTTCGATTCATTTGACCACCTCAACATATTCGTTGACTGAGTCAAGTGTTACTCCGCGAAGCGGTGAAGGCAAGAAATCTTTCGGGGGTGGACATATGGAAACCCCGTGATGCTGCCAGGTCGGGGGTCCGCCAGCATCACGGGGTCGTAGTGGGTATCGACGCCGCGTTCCACGGCGTTACACCTCACGCACTATGTGTCGTAGGTCACTCGAATGGGCGACACCTACAACGGTTGTCCTCGGGTCAGCGCATGTGCGTGTGACGCGCCTGGGAGATAGCGATGAGCTCCTGACGAACGGTCGCGGTGGCCGCGGTGTCGATCGCCCGGTTCAGGGCCCGGCGAGTGCGAGCCTCGGCGCGACGGGCACGGAGCTTGGCGGCGATGTTGTTCATCGGTTTTTGTCATCCCCTTGGGAGTAGATCTTGCGTCTTCGTGGCTGTGCTTCTAGTATGCACCCTTTTTCACAAGGAAGCCAACGATTATCCGGTGACTTGGCACACCTGCCGATGAATCATCGGCAACTAGAGCGTAAAACCGGAGAGATTTGGTGGCGCCGGTCACTTCTTGATAACGCTGACCGCCTCTAGCGTCTGCTCTATACGGCGGAAGAGGGTGCGATGAAGTGACGGTAGGAGTATCTACCGCTTTCTAGCGTTGAGCCGATAAACCTGAAGAGAGCCTTAGTCCCGGCCGAGCAGGTAGTGGCCGAAGTGCGGGACGGTGAAGGCGATGTGCCCGCGTTCGGCGGAGTACACCAGGCCCTTCTTCATCAGGCTGTCCCGCGCGGGTGACAGGGACGAAGGCTTCCGCCCCAGGTAGACGGCCACATCGGCGGTACCGGCGGACTCGTCCCGGCCCTGGGTCAGCTCGGCCATCGCGAGCAGGTACTCCCGTTCGGCGGGTGTCGCGCGCTCGTAGCGGGAGCCGAAGAAGCCGACCGCGAGCTCCGATTCGGCCTCTGGTGCCGCGACCTGGACGTCCTTCACGGTGATCGGATCCGCCGGAGCGGCATCCCAGGCGGCCTTGCCGTAGGCCTGGATGAAGTACGGATATCCGCCCGACGCGTCGAACAGGGCGTCCAGTGCCTCCGGTTCGATGCCGGCGTCCTCGCGTTCGATGGGCGCCATCACCGCGAGGTCGGCGTCTTCGCGCTCCAGCCGGTCGATACGCGCGTAGCGGAAGAGGCGTTCCGAGTACGACTTCGACGCCGAAAGGACGGCGGGCACGTGCGGCAGCCCCGCACCGACCACGACCAGCGGCGCCCCGGACTGCGAGAGTTCGTGGCAGGCGGCGCAAAGCGCGGAAACGTCCTCCGGCAGCAGATCCTGGATCTCGTCGATCAGCAGCGCGACCCCGGTGCCGACGTCGGCCGCCAGCTCCGCGACCTCGGTGAACAGCTCGACCAGGTCGATCTCGATGTCGCCGGAATCGGCGCGGCCCTGAGCGGCGGGCACGTCGATGCCCGGTTGCCAGCGGTCACGGAGTTTCGCGTCCGGTTTGTTGGCGCGCAGCGCGAACGCCTTGAGCACGCCGAGCACCTGCTCGACCCGGTCCGGCGCGCGATGGCGCACGGCGAGGTCGCGGATCGCGCGGTGCAACGCGGCCGAGAGCGGTCGCCTGAGTTCGGTGTCCGGGCGGGCTTCGATCTTGCCCGCGCCCCAGCCGTGCTTGATGGCCCGCGAACGCAGCTCACCCAGCAGCACGGTCTTCCCCACGCCACGCAGGCCGGTCAGCATCAGGCTGCGTTCGGGTCTTCCGCGGGCGACCCGTTCGAGCACGACCTCGAAGGCCTGGAGCTCGCGCACGCGGCCTGCCAGCTCGGGCGGCCGTTGACCGGCGCCCGGGGCGAAGGGGTTGCGGATGGGATCCACTCTCACACGCTATCGGCGTTTCTAGCTCTCGCCCGATATTCCGCCATAGAGGGATAGGCGTGTCGCGACGGGTTGCTCCGAGTGGACGGGTCTGCAGCCCCGTCCCTCGTTTTAGTCGCGCAGGTTGCGCTCGGCGTAGACCGCCATCGCGTCACGGATGTACTCCGCGGTCCCTTCACCGTGCTTCTCGTCGTACTGCCCGTAGCGCGGGTCGTCGACGTACAGCTGCCCGAGACCGGCGAAGTAGCCCTTCGAGACGGCACGCACGGCCGGCCGAAGCCACTCGTACAGCCGCTGCGTGATCGCCTGGGCCTCGTCGCCGTCGGCGGGCAGACCCTTGGCGCGGGCCTCGCCGAAAGCGGCGGCGATGTCCTTCTGTTCCTGCTGGTGCGCCTTCTTGTCCTCGGCGCTCAGCGACTTCCACCACCGGTCACCCTGCTTGTAGGCGTCGGTGCCCCAGCGTTCGGTGACCTCCTTCTCGTACTTCGTGTGGTCGAAGCCGTCGAACACTTCCGTTGCCATCAGTTGTTCACCTCTTTCCGTCTTCTTCAAGGTCGTCCTGACCGATTCGATCTGCCGTCCGAGCCGCTGTCGCTCCTGCTCCAGCCACTTCAGGTGCGTGCGCAGTGCCGCTGTCGTGTCCTGCTCCCCTTCGAGGACTTCGCCGATCGCGGGCAGGCTCAGCCCGAGTTCACGAAGCAGCAGGATCCGTTGCAGCCGCACCAGCGCTTCCTGGTCGTAGTAGCGGTATCCGTTGCTCCCCACCCGGCTCGGTTCGAGCAGCCCGATGTCGCCGTAGTGGCGCAGCGTGCGGCTCGTGGTCCCGGCCGAGCGGGCGAGGTCCTGGATCGACCACTCCTTCTCGTTCGGCATGTCCACGAAGGTAGAGGTTGACGTTGCGTCAAAGTCAATCGAAGTTCACCCGTCCGTGGCATGGTTCACGAATGAAGACATTCGCGCTGGTCATCGCCGCTGCGCTGACCCTGACGACGGCCGGGGTCGCCGACGCGCATCCGCGTCGCGCCTTCGACATCCAGGCCCACCGCGGCGGGCTCGGCCTCACGGTCGAGAGCACGCTCGCGTCGTTCGGCAAGGCGATGGAGCTGGGGGTGACCACGCTCGAACTCGACATCCAGATCACCAAGGACGGTCGCGAGGTGATCACCCACGACCGCAAGACGACACCCGCGAAATGCCGCGACACCGCGCCCGCGACGCCCGGCGACCCGGCATATCCGTACGTCGGCAAGTACGTGAAGGACCTGACGTTCGCGCAGGTCCGCACGCTGGACTGCGGTTCGCTCCGGCAGCCCGCGCATCCCGGCCAGACGCTCTCCCCCGGCGCCAAGATGCCGACGCTCGCCGAGCTCTTCCAGCTCGCGAGGGACCACCGCGCCTGGGGCGTCAAGTTCAATATCGAGACCAAGGTCGAGGCCGCCGCGCCGCACGAGACGGCACCGCGTGAGCAGTTCGTCCAGCGGGCGGTGCGCGAGATCGTGCGCGGCGGGTTCGCGCACAACGTCTCGATCCAGAGCTTCGACTGGGGCGCGCTGATGCGGTTCCGCGAGGTCGCGCCCTGGCTCCCGACGGTCGCACTGACTCAGCCCGAGTTCCTTCAGGTGGGGCAGCCTGGCAAGTCGCCGTGGCTCGGCGGGCTCGACATCGACGACTTCGGTGGAAGCCCCGTCCGCGCGGTGAAGTCGTTCGGCGCGAAGGCGCTCTCGCCGGTGCACGGCAACCCCCAAGGCGGCAAGGTCGGCGACCCGGACTACCGGCCGTTCACGACGAAGGCGCTGGTCGACGAGGCGCATCGCGCGGGGATCAAGGTCGTGCCCTGGACGATCAACGACCCGGCCACCATGCACAAGCTCATCGACGACGGGGTGGACGGCATCATCACCGACTATCCGGACCGGCTGAGGGAGGTCGCGGCCGACCGCGGGTTCAAGCTGCCCAAGGCGTATCGAGCCCGCTAGGGAAATCTAGCGTCGTCTAGTACCAGAGAAATATTCCGGGATACACCGTTAGCGCGGTTCGGCGGCGTGGCGGGCGGGAAGACTGGGGTTAGGTTTGTTTCCCGGGTCCGGATCAGAAAGGTTACGACCGTGATTCTCCGTCGCGTCGCACGTCCGCTCC is from Amycolatopsis lurida and encodes:
- a CDS encoding DUF3311 domain-containing protein, whose product is MASGKADGKVRGFQFSPWNLLLIIPLLVLITSLFNTDGPRLFGMPFFYWFQFVFVAVGVLCTWIVFVMTKDKPTSERPDRLSVDELDEGDAK
- the mctP gene encoding monocarboxylate uptake permease MctP, whose amino-acid sequence is MTNIQWPELIIFTILFAVVTVLGFVASRWKAGNTLDHLDEWGLGGRKFGSWITWFLLGGDLYTAYTFVAVPALMFSAGAMGLFALPYTIIVYPIVLMPALRMWSVSRVRGYVTPADFVRGRFGSPTLALLIAITGIIATMPYIALQLVGLEAVLRTMGINGSGIVGHLPLLVAFIILAVYTYQSGLRAPALIAFVKDILIYLVIIVAIIYLPSKLGGWSAIFDAADAKFDKSPSQADGILLNANNQLQYATLALGSALALFLYPHSLTSVLASRGRSVIKRNMVALPAYSLVLGLLALLGYVAISASVSPITNNATGKPDTNTVVPVLFDTQFSSWFAGIAFAAIGIGALVPAAIMSIAAANLWTRNIYKEYIKKNATPGEEAKQAKLASLIVKFGAVAFILFIDPQFSIDLQLIGGVLILQTLPAVAISLYTRWFHRWGLIAGWVVGIGWGLIMLYNIPNPATGKAHFGGSALKLGDLSIFGWHPLSGSQLQIYVGFVALIANLLIAVIFTVIARQLKVFNGTDDTEAADYHADEHDKDLREIGVH
- a CDS encoding RNA polymerase sigma factor, whose translation is MSRPAGVVEHLFRHSAGRIVATLARALGPERLDLAEEAVADALEQALRTWPQAGIPDNPRGWLFRAAQNRAMDVVRREQTLRTLLPRLVELDAHEAGRGTDDELVLMLLCCHPALPTVSQVALTLKTVGGLGVNEIAAALLTKPATVAQRLVRAKKWLRESGKPLSLPGPDALESRVDSVLAVLYLLFTEGYDATTGEVAVRGELCGEAIRLGRLLLAEPKTDLPRVRALVALMLLQGSRLPARVDRDGDLLLLDEQDRDRWDQAMIAEGTRLFERACTGPEMSAYHVEAAIALCHGTASPPDWRRIVGLYDDLLALRPSPVARLNRAIALSMVDGAVAGIAELEAIEADLPDYTLLPAVLGALWLRAGDPVRAAEHYRRALALPCSEPRRRFLTRRLTACAR
- a CDS encoding YciI family protein encodes the protein MPHYIGFIRSTTDSHDHLGPDEAQRVLESYIAWADERTKEGRFVGGGGLSKSGRVLRGSGGEVGATDGPHTEATEIVGGYQVIEAADLDQAEKIFATHPHLAFGPIEVRKVGERGCED
- a CDS encoding bifunctional helix-turn-helix transcriptional regulator/GNAT family N-acetyltransferase, which produces MNRTADRVATVRAFNRLYTGVIGVLDEGPADAEYSLSEARVIFELAQQDSTQVTDLRKRLDLDAGYASRLLARLEGRGLLTRERSDEDARRQIVRLTEDGRKAFAVLDHRSVGRIGSLLGKFGEDEQERLLGAMDTISSLVGERASNPALVLRPPRPGDFGWVVHRHGALYSREYGWDERFEALVARVVAEYVDRRGDPRQAGWIAELDGERVGSIFCMPAEDGTTAKLRMLLLEPAARGRGVGKRLVAECVEFARASGYRAMELWTVSLLDAARAIYRKAGFRLVSEETITGFGYELTGQTWRLEL
- a CDS encoding ATP-binding protein: MDPIRNPFAPGAGQRPPELAGRVRELQAFEVVLERVARGRPERSLMLTGLRGVGKTVLLGELRSRAIKHGWGAGKIEARPDTELRRPLSAALHRAIRDLAVRHRAPDRVEQVLGVLKAFALRANKPDAKLRDRWQPGIDVPAAQGRADSGDIEIDLVELFTEVAELAADVGTGVALLIDEIQDLLPEDVSALCAACHELSQSGAPLVVVGAGLPHVPAVLSASKSYSERLFRYARIDRLEREDADLAVMAPIEREDAGIEPEALDALFDASGGYPYFIQAYGKAAWDAAPADPITVKDVQVAAPEAESELAVGFFGSRYERATPAEREYLLAMAELTQGRDESAGTADVAVYLGRKPSSLSPARDSLMKKGLVYSAERGHIAFTVPHFGHYLLGRD
- a CDS encoding MerR family transcriptional regulator codes for the protein MPNEKEWSIQDLARSAGTTSRTLRHYGDIGLLEPSRVGSNGYRYYDQEALVRLQRILLLRELGLSLPAIGEVLEGEQDTTAALRTHLKWLEQERQRLGRQIESVRTTLKKTERGEQLMATEVFDGFDHTKYEKEVTERWGTDAYKQGDRWWKSLSAEDKKAHQQEQKDIAAAFGEARAKGLPADGDEAQAITQRLYEWLRPAVRAVSKGYFAGLGQLYVDDPRYGQYDEKHGEGTAEYIRDAMAVYAERNLRD
- a CDS encoding glycerophosphodiester phosphodiesterase family protein; the encoded protein is MKTFALVIAAALTLTTAGVADAHPRRAFDIQAHRGGLGLTVESTLASFGKAMELGVTTLELDIQITKDGREVITHDRKTTPAKCRDTAPATPGDPAYPYVGKYVKDLTFAQVRTLDCGSLRQPAHPGQTLSPGAKMPTLAELFQLARDHRAWGVKFNIETKVEAAAPHETAPREQFVQRAVREIVRGGFAHNVSIQSFDWGALMRFREVAPWLPTVALTQPEFLQVGQPGKSPWLGGLDIDDFGGSPVRAVKSFGAKALSPVHGNPQGGKVGDPDYRPFTTKALVDEAHRAGIKVVPWTINDPATMHKLIDDGVDGIITDYPDRLREVAADRGFKLPKAYRAR